The following coding sequences lie in one Asterias amurensis chromosome 18, ASM3211899v1 genomic window:
- the LOC139950581 gene encoding cationic amino acid transporter 4-like — MALGDVVKSLSLTKTSDVTSAKSQFLRCLTTKDLTIIGIGSMMGTGLYVLTGVVAKETAGPAVIISYLIAAVVSMMAAMCYAEFGSRVPITGSAYTYTYITIGELWAFLIGWNLILEYVVGGAAVARSWSGYFDELVGYKLSNFTKNVIFGGNPLEVPYLAEFPDFFSGLLVVLVLIPVALGANVSVKSINVMAVINVGVVLFVFVAGLIIGDFDNWNNFFPFGFSGAVAGASSCFFGFTGFDVISLSSEEALDPARSIPRATGLSVIIAGLCYIAVSVSLTIMVPYNEISDNSSFAHAFAAHGLLWAKYIVGLGALCGMLTSLLGSLFSIPRSVYAMANDGLLFASLAKVSKRTQVPVVATFIFGAMCAVMASIFDLSSLVEFMSIGVLMAYSIVCGAVIVLRYQPDMEFSHFGVQSILDDTDEEDEEELTSGDVTNRDQADQVFINREGRLKQQFEFLTFLDSSHPGRVVSVCLLLTIIFQTAAVVVAMATQDNIKKGEWWAVTMVTVLAIVAAVVFLPIPLHNQARYDGRTYRVPFVPYLPIMSILCDVILMVMLQPITWVRFAIWVGIGMLLYVFYGYRHSVERLKRRTSKTKDEYQVLAAGNDVTASLPLRYESIVHEQQPKYSTNSSKTETLVD; from the exons ATGGCGTTAGGGGATGTTGTCAAATCTTTAAGTCTCACCAAGACAAGTGACGTCACATCAGCCAAGTCTCAGTTTCTAAGATGTTTAACAACTAAAGATTTAACCATCATTGGTATTGGTTCAATGATGGGAACTGGGTTGTATGTTTTAACTGGTGTCGTTGCCAAAGAAACAGCCGGTCCCGCAGTTATCATATCTTACCTCATTGCTGCAGTGGTGTCCATGATGGCTGCAATGTGTTATGCTGAGTTTGGTTCACGGGTACCAATCACAGGGTCTGCATACACGTACACCTACATCACCATAGGTGAACTTTGGGCTTTCTTGATTGGTTGGAATCTTATTCTTGAGTATGTAGTGGGCGGAGCCGCAGTTGCGCGGTCTTGGAGTGGATATTTTGATGAGTTAGTTGGGTATAAGTTGAGTAACTTCACAAAGAATGTCATTTTTGGCGGTAACCCCTTAGAAGTACCGTATTTAGCTGAGTTTCCGGACTTTTTCTCGGGTCTTCTGGTTGTACTTGTTTTGATCCCAGTGGCACTGGGTGCCAATGTATCAGTAAAAAGCATCAACGTCATGGCAGTTATTAACGTAGGGGTGGTTCTTTTTGTCTTCGTTGCAGGATTAATCATTGGAGATTTTGACAACTGGAATAATTTCTTTCCTTTTGGATTTTCCGGTGCCGTTGCGGGCGCTTCTAGTTGTTTCTTTGGCTTTACTGGTTTTGATGTGATATCTTTGTCGAGTGAGGAGGCCTTAGATCCTGCGAGGAGTATACCAAGGGCTACTGGGTTATCAGTAATAATAGCGGGTCTATGTTACATTGCAGTATCTGTGTCTCTCACAATCATGGTGCCTTACAATGAAAtatcggacaactcgtccttcGCTCATGCATTCGCCGCACACGGTCTGCTATGGGCAAAGTATATCGTTGGGTTAGGCGCACTATGCGGCATGCTAACATCTCTGCTTGGTAGTCTGTTTTCCATTCCTCGCTCTGTTTACGCCATGGCAAATGACGGCCTGCTGTTTGCATCCTTAGCTAAAGTGTCCAAACGAACTCAAGTCCCAGTTGTGGCAACATTTATATTTGGTGCAATGTGTGCTGTTATGGCATCCATTTTTGATTTGAGTTCACTTGTGGAATTTATGTCTATTGGTGTTTTAATGGCTTATAGTATAGTGTGTGGTGCTGTTATAGTCCTCCGATATCAACCTGATATGGAATTCAGTCACTTCGGTGTACAATCTATATTGGATGATACAGACGAAGAAGACGAGGAGGAACTAACGTCTGGTGACGTCACGAACCGAGATCAAGCAGACCAAGTGTTTATAAATAGAGAAGGTCGTCTAAAGCAACAGTTTGAGTTTCTGACGTTTCTGGATAGCAGCCACCCTGGTAGAGTGGTCTCCGTGTGTCTGCTTCTGACGATCATTTTCCAAACTGCCGCCGTCgtggttgccatggcaacccAAGACAACATCAAGAAGGGAGAATGGTGGGCTGTAACTATGGTGACTGTCTTAGCCATCGTGGCAGCTGTTGTATTTCTACCTATACCATTGCACAATCAAGCAAGGTATGACGGCAGGACGTACAGG GTGCCGTTCGTACCGTACCTGCCTATAATGAGTATACTGTGTGACGTCATATTAATGGTTATGCTGCAACCAATCACTTGGGTACGATTTGCAATTTGGGTTGGAATAG GCATGTTGTTGTATGTATTCTACGGCTATCGTCACAGCGTCGAGCGCTTGAAGAGAAGGACATCTAAGACAAAAGACGAATACCAAGTCTTGGCTGCTGGTAATGATGTGACGgcatcactgcctttaagatatgaGTCCATTGTGCACGAGCAGCAACCTAAATACAGTACAAATTCATCAAAGACTGAGACCTTGGTCGACTAG
- the LOC139950523 gene encoding uncharacterized protein — translation MSSRLAAALSCFLVAIAVCCCELEHGGRLEGNHVGDHQVNCVPNYNTCHCSWSDDDRTSNTTLYSTVQCSFFATVVDIDALMDAIPPANQINVLCPNDPTSHNLTSRTFSKHAETLGHLQVVFCPLDTISADTFLKSSTLLVVEFMYTSLTEGSLPAFGQISNNVNESIIVRLQTNEIDSLPDFAFGSNPEKNVTNLSLNNNKIVTISSRAFAGMAKLISLYLNANNIYELSNGTFQSCGRLQILNLSKNNISLIEDGTFSSMASLVELDLQGNKLRHLEPGLFRGLTHLKYLNLSYNELESLPFGLFDDLTSLKELRLEYNSLLDFNQSPNIGTPMSELATLNISHNALEKITPFLLQMKMTNLVTVDFSYNRIKSLESGAVSSLPLLRTLDFKCNLLSHVEFGAISTLPKLLSVDFRFNQFKYVPEGFVDWFIVDINREWAISLFMAGNPFECGCHFAYLVRVTGKVYYYPIQLDDVDEYVCETPSLVKGTKLMQLDKNKFWCPLDPCVIPECECYNRTIDNGPIILCNGINTWMQANYHIVQDIQSVQCVVNETRDVWEPVVKVPDQDFGCSNGSDVIIKIVTDLDSGLLAAVCCTVFIIFVLIIVCIRYRYLLRVLFYTRIGIHFADDEGENEGEFVYDAYLAYSDDNIKEAIQDVCARLEARAPPYVLCFRHRDFPIGSSNASTIVESINSSKRTIIFLSESFLQNEWCALEFQVAHAQTLSGKLNRLIIILLEDIPKHLLSEDIKLQMTVNRCLRMTSRLFWDQLVYALPKKRKQKQNQNGFELIPNTDL, via the exons ATGTCGTCAAGGTTGGCAGCAGCCCTATCTTGTTTCTTGGTGGCTATTGCTGTATGCTGCTGTGAGttggagcatggaggtaggttgGAGGGGAACCATGTCGGCGACCATCAAGTCAATTGTGTTCCGAACTACAATACATGCCATTGCTCTTGGTCTGATGATGACAGGACAAGCAACACAACCTTATATTCAACAGTGCAGTGTTCTTTCTTTGCTACTGTTGTAGACATCGATGCTTTGATGGATGCCATTCCACCAGCGAACCAAATCAACGTGTTGTGTCCCAACGACCCTACAAGTCATAATCTTACATCTAGAACTTTCTCGAAACATGCTGAAACACTCGGTCATCTTCAAGTTGTCTTCTGTCCCTTAGACACCATCTCTGCAGATACTTTTTTGAAGTCGTCTACTTTGCTAGTTGTTGAGTTCATGTATACATCGTTGACGGAGGGGAGCCTTCCTGCTTTTGGACAAATCTCTAATAATGTTAACGAGAGCATCATCGTTCGTCTACAAACTAATGAAATCGACAGTTTACCAGACTTTGCGTTTGGTTCAAACCCGGAAAAGAATGTGACAAACTTATCACTTAACAACAATAAAATTGTGACTATTTCTTCTAGAGCATTTGCAGGAATGGCTAAATTAATCAGTTTGTATCTCAATGCAAACAACATCTATGAGTTATCCAATGGAACTTTTCAAAGTTGTGGTCGTCTTCAAATTCTGAACTTGTCTAAAAATAACATAAGTTTGATTGAAGATGGTACATTTTCATCTATGGCTTCTCTAGTTGAATTGGATCTACAAGGGAATAAACTACGCCACTTGGAGCCCGGTTTGTTTCGTGGATTGACGCATCTGAAATACCTCAACCTTAGCTATAATGAATTAGAGAGCCTCCCGTTTGGACTTTTTGATGATCTGACGTCACTGAAGGAACTTAGACTTGAATACAATTCACTCCTAGACTTCAATCAGTCTCCGAACATTGGAACCCCGATGAGCGAGCTAGCAACACTCAACATATCGCATAACGCGTTGGAAAAAATAACACCATTTCTTCTTCAAATGAAAATGACGAATCTAGTTACTGTTGATTTCTCATATAATAGAATTAAAAGTCTTGAGTCTGGTGCCGTGTCAAGTTTACCATTATTACGAACACTTGATTTTAAGTGTAATTTATTATCACATGTGGAGTTTGGTGCTATATCAACTCTTCCTAAACTGCTATCTGTTGACTTCCGGTTTAATCAGTTTAAATACGTACCAGAAGGATTTGTGGATTGGTTTATTGTCGATATCAACCGAGAATGGGCTATTTCTCTCTTTATGGCAGGTAATCCATTCGAATGTGGATGTCATTTCGCTTACCTAGTGAGAGTTACCGGGAAAGTATATTATTATCCAATCCAACTAGATGATGTCGATGAATACGTATGTGAAACACCGTCGTTAGTGAAAGGTACAAAGTTAATGCAACTTGACAAGAATAAGTTCTGGTGCCCACTTGATCCTTGTGTTATACCAGAATGTGAATGCTACAACAGAACAATAGACAACGGACCAATCATTCTTTGTAATGGCATCAACACA TGGATGCAAGCAAACTACCATATCGTACAGGACATCCAGAGCGTTCAGTGTGTTGTAAACGAAACCAGAGACGTCTGGGAACCTGTCGTCAAGGTACCCGATCAAGATTTTGGATGTTCAAATGgaagtgacgtcatcatcaaaatagTGACTGATTTGGACAGTGGTTTGCTGGCTGCAGTTTGTTGCACCGTTTTCATCATTTTTGTATtgattattgtatgcataaggTACAGGTATTTACTTCGGGTTCTATTTTATACTCGTATTGGAATTCACTTTGCAGATGACGAAGGTGAGAACGAAGGTGAATTCGTTTACGATGCATATCTTGCATACAGTGATGACAACATTAAAGAGGCTATCCAAGATGTATGTGCCAGGCTAGAGGCGAGGGCGCCACCTTACGTTCTCTGCTTTCGTCATCGTGACTTTCCAATCGGTAGCTCCAACGCATCCACTATTGTGGAATCGATTAACTCGAGCAAGCGAACGATCATATTTCTGAGTGAAAGTTTCCTTCAAAACGAGTGGTgtgctctagaatttcaagtAGCCCATGCGCAAACTCTTTCGGGAAAACTAAACCGTTTGATTATAATACTACTTGAAGATATACCCAAGCACTTACTGAGCGAAGATATTAAACTTCAAATGACTGTAAATCGATGTTTGCGGATGACATCCCGTCTATTTTGGGACCAACTTGTTTACGCTTTACCcaagaagagaaaacaaaaacaaaaccagaatGGATTCGAGCTCATACCAAATACAGATCTTTAG